A single region of the Solwaraspora sp. WMMD791 genome encodes:
- a CDS encoding enoyl-CoA hydratase family protein, translating into MVVATTGADGVTEIVVDRPPVNALPVAGWHRLAEVVTAAGADPATRVVVLRAQGRGFNAGVDIKQIQADPGNDALIGANRGCFAAFAAVYDCPVPVVAAVHGFCLGGGIGLVGNADIIVASDDATFGLPEVDRGALGAATHLSRLVPQHRARAMLYTAATATAAELHAYGSVLRVVPAADLRAAALDVAQQIAAKDPAVIRAAKESLNGIDPWDVKRSYRYEQGFTFELNLSGVAHRVRDGFGDRPAGPARRRGAGRAADPEREG; encoded by the coding sequence ATGGTCGTCGCGACCACCGGCGCCGACGGAGTGACCGAGATCGTGGTCGACCGGCCGCCGGTCAACGCGCTGCCGGTCGCCGGCTGGCACCGCCTCGCCGAGGTGGTCACCGCCGCCGGTGCCGACCCGGCGACCCGCGTGGTGGTGCTGCGGGCGCAGGGCCGCGGCTTCAACGCCGGGGTCGACATCAAACAGATCCAGGCCGATCCCGGCAACGACGCGCTGATCGGCGCGAACCGGGGCTGCTTCGCGGCGTTCGCCGCCGTCTACGACTGCCCGGTGCCGGTCGTCGCCGCCGTTCACGGCTTCTGCCTCGGCGGCGGCATCGGCCTGGTCGGCAACGCCGACATCATCGTGGCCAGCGACGACGCCACGTTCGGACTGCCCGAGGTGGACCGGGGCGCGCTCGGTGCCGCCACCCACCTGTCCCGGCTGGTGCCACAGCACCGGGCCCGGGCGATGCTCTACACGGCCGCGACCGCCACCGCCGCCGAACTGCACGCCTACGGGTCGGTGCTGCGCGTGGTTCCGGCCGCCGACCTGCGGGCCGCCGCGCTGGACGTCGCCCAGCAGATCGCCGCCAAGGATCCGGCGGTGATCCGGGCGGCGAAGGAGTCGCTCAACGGCATCGACCCGTGGGACGTCAAGCGCAGCTACCGCTACGAGCAGGGCTTCACCTTCGAGTTGAACCTGTCCGGTGTCGCCCACCGGGTCCGCGACGGCTTCGGTGACCGGCCCGCCGGGCCGGCGCGGCGACGCGGTGCCGGCCGGGCCGCCGACCCGGAGCGGGAGGGCTGA
- a CDS encoding SDR family oxidoreductase yields MATAEPPAGLRPPAGPTGHGLLAGRTVLVTAAAGTGIGAATARRCAEEGARVAISDRHEARLRTTAAELAAATGVEPLAVVCDVTVESQVQAMIDQVVTGYGQLDVLVNNAGLGGTARITEMTDEQWHRVLDVTLTGTFRCTRAALRHMMPRGSGVIVNNASVLGWRAQQGQAHYAAAKAGVMALTRCSAVEAAEAGVRVNAVAPSLAMHANLAKVTDDALLAALADREAFGRAAEPWEVANVIVFLASDYASYLVGEVLSVSSQHP; encoded by the coding sequence ATGGCGACCGCTGAACCGCCGGCCGGGCTGCGGCCGCCGGCCGGGCCGACCGGCCATGGCCTGCTCGCCGGCCGGACCGTGCTGGTCACCGCTGCGGCCGGCACCGGCATCGGCGCGGCGACCGCGCGACGCTGCGCCGAGGAGGGTGCCCGGGTGGCGATCAGCGACCGGCACGAAGCGCGCCTACGGACGACGGCCGCTGAGCTCGCCGCCGCGACCGGTGTGGAACCTCTCGCGGTCGTCTGCGACGTCACCGTCGAGTCGCAGGTGCAGGCGATGATCGACCAGGTCGTCACCGGCTACGGCCAGCTCGACGTGCTGGTCAACAACGCCGGCCTGGGCGGCACCGCCCGGATCACCGAGATGACCGACGAGCAGTGGCACCGGGTGCTGGACGTCACCCTCACCGGCACCTTCCGGTGCACCCGCGCCGCGCTGCGGCACATGATGCCGCGCGGCAGCGGCGTGATCGTCAACAACGCCTCGGTGCTGGGCTGGCGGGCCCAGCAGGGCCAGGCGCACTATGCCGCCGCCAAGGCCGGGGTGATGGCGTTGACCCGGTGCAGCGCCGTCGAGGCCGCCGAGGCCGGGGTCCGGGTGAACGCAGTCGCGCCGAGCCTCGCCATGCACGCCAACCTGGCCAAGGTCACCGATGACGCCCTGCTGGCCGCGCTGGCCGACCGGGAGGCGTTCGGCCGGGCCGCCGAACCCTGGGAGGTGGCGAACGTGATCGTCTTCCTGGCCAGCGACTACGCCTCGTACCTGGTGGGCGAGGTGCTCTCGGTCAGCAGCCAACACCCGTGA
- a CDS encoding class I adenylate-forming enzyme family protein, whose protein sequence is MTTVDPPAAFDQETIDEYTRAGHWTGDTIASMVAGHAAARPDDPALLATDATLTWSQYDTLSTRLAGGYVLAGLQPGERIATLLTNGALVHVAYLAAQKAGLVTVGIGPRAGTAEVRHLIRRTGASALLTRPVHRGRAAGDLAADLWAVGVPVDRPTHLTAQLTAAGELHLLRDGEPLDLPDLVTAETAIAGRGLGADDLFFLNSTSGTTGLPKCVMQTMNTRKYFGPLAAEAARFGPDEVFASVLPAPYGFGQWSGHVVPAMYGYPTVLAEEFDAEQTWQLIELHRVTVLAAVTSQFVMMLNAQGRAARDVSSLRVLFTGGERVPADRAARFEEETGCAVLQFYGSNEAGPISVTRVDDSREQRLGTAGRVIPQMRVRLFDAEGADVTATGGPGQCAARGPGLTPGYYDDPQANQQLFHQQGWMLTGDLVRIDPAGYLTVTGRVADFLIRGGHNVSVLAVEEAVGGCERVAQVAVVPAADEVLGERACAYVVTTDGTDLTLDELRADLAARGISKYEWPERLVTLAELPLSAGGKADKAWLRADAATRFGQPTR, encoded by the coding sequence ATGACCACTGTCGACCCACCGGCCGCCTTCGACCAGGAGACCATCGACGAGTACACCCGGGCCGGGCACTGGACCGGTGACACCATCGCGTCGATGGTGGCCGGGCACGCCGCCGCCCGGCCCGACGATCCGGCGTTGCTCGCCACCGACGCCACGCTGACCTGGTCGCAGTACGACACACTGAGCACCCGGCTGGCCGGTGGCTACGTCCTGGCCGGCCTGCAACCAGGGGAGCGGATCGCCACCCTGCTCACCAACGGAGCGTTGGTGCACGTCGCGTACCTGGCCGCGCAGAAGGCCGGCCTGGTGACGGTCGGCATCGGACCGCGTGCCGGAACCGCCGAGGTACGGCACCTGATCCGGCGTACCGGGGCGAGCGCCCTGCTCACCCGGCCGGTGCACCGGGGCCGCGCCGCTGGCGACCTGGCCGCCGACCTGTGGGCCGTCGGCGTCCCGGTCGACCGGCCGACGCACCTGACCGCGCAGCTCACCGCAGCCGGTGAGCTGCACCTGCTTCGCGACGGCGAGCCACTGGACCTGCCCGACCTGGTGACCGCCGAGACCGCGATCGCCGGTCGCGGGCTCGGCGCCGACGACCTGTTCTTCCTCAACTCCACCTCGGGCACGACCGGGCTGCCCAAGTGCGTGATGCAGACGATGAACACGCGCAAGTACTTCGGGCCGCTCGCGGCCGAGGCGGCCCGGTTCGGTCCGGACGAGGTCTTCGCCAGCGTGCTGCCCGCTCCGTACGGCTTCGGCCAGTGGAGCGGTCACGTGGTGCCGGCCATGTACGGCTATCCGACGGTGCTGGCCGAGGAGTTCGACGCGGAACAGACCTGGCAGCTGATCGAACTGCACCGGGTCACCGTTCTCGCCGCTGTGACCAGCCAGTTCGTGATGATGCTCAACGCCCAGGGGCGCGCCGCCCGGGACGTGTCGTCGCTGCGCGTGCTGTTCACCGGCGGGGAGCGGGTGCCGGCGGACCGGGCCGCCCGGTTCGAGGAGGAGACCGGCTGCGCCGTGCTGCAGTTCTACGGTTCCAACGAGGCGGGTCCGATCAGCGTGACCCGGGTCGACGACTCCCGGGAGCAGCGGCTGGGCACCGCCGGACGGGTGATCCCGCAGATGCGGGTACGGCTGTTCGACGCCGAGGGTGCCGACGTGACCGCAACCGGTGGCCCTGGTCAGTGCGCCGCGCGGGGACCGGGACTGACCCCCGGTTACTACGACGACCCGCAGGCCAACCAGCAGCTGTTCCACCAACAGGGCTGGATGCTCACCGGTGATCTGGTCCGGATCGACCCGGCCGGTTACCTCACGGTGACCGGCCGGGTGGCGGATTTCCTGATCCGGGGTGGGCACAACGTCAGCGTGTTGGCGGTCGAGGAAGCGGTCGGCGGCTGCGAGCGGGTCGCCCAGGTCGCCGTGGTACCGGCCGCCGACGAGGTGCTCGGGGAGCGGGCCTGCGCCTACGTGGTGACCACCGACGGGACCGACCTGACCCTCGACGAACTCCGGGCCGACCTGGCCGCGCGGGGGATCTCCAAGTACGAGTGGCCGGAGCGGCTGGTCACCCTGGCGGAGCTGCCGTTGAGCGCGGGCGGCAAGGCGGACAAGGCGTGGCTGCGGGCCGATGCCGCGACCCGGTTCGGTCAGCCGACGCGGTGA
- a CDS encoding acyl-CoA dehydrogenase family protein: MDLRPNPGDEQFRAEARDWLRAHRPTRPLPSGDTRTGFAAHLEWERTLHDGGWSVVSWPRRYGGRDASLWQWLIFEEEYAAAGAPQRVTQNGIFLLAPTLFEFGTDEQRDRILPAMAAAEQLWCQGWSEPDAGSDLAALTSRAVRDDAAGGWRLTGHKTWTTRAAFCTHLFGLFRTDPQQQRHRGLTYFLVPLDAPGVTVRGFGRFDGDEGFADVHLDDVFVPDTDVIGEVGAGWRVAMATTGSERGLTLRPPGRFTAAAARLVELAGDRPDQLTGRLREQVVRAWLGARAYHLFTLAQVTRMLDGDPPGAAASLNKIHWSELDIALHRTALDLLGPDAEVDAEWTRGFQFSLAGPIYAGTNEIQRGIVAERLLGLPRR, from the coding sequence ATGGACCTGCGTCCGAATCCGGGCGACGAACAGTTCCGCGCCGAGGCCCGCGACTGGCTGCGTGCCCACCGGCCGACCCGGCCGTTGCCCTCCGGGGACACCCGGACCGGGTTCGCCGCCCATCTGGAATGGGAGCGGACGCTGCACGACGGCGGCTGGTCGGTGGTCTCCTGGCCCCGCCGCTACGGCGGCCGGGACGCCTCGCTGTGGCAGTGGCTGATCTTCGAGGAGGAGTACGCCGCCGCTGGCGCGCCGCAGCGGGTCACTCAGAACGGCATCTTCCTGCTCGCGCCGACCCTGTTCGAGTTCGGTACCGACGAGCAGCGGGACCGGATCCTTCCGGCGATGGCCGCCGCCGAGCAGCTGTGGTGTCAGGGCTGGTCCGAACCGGACGCCGGCAGTGACCTGGCCGCGCTGACCAGCCGGGCGGTCCGCGACGACGCGGCCGGTGGCTGGCGGCTGACCGGACACAAGACGTGGACCACCCGGGCGGCGTTCTGCACCCATCTGTTCGGCCTGTTCCGTACCGATCCGCAGCAGCAGCGGCACCGGGGGCTGACCTACTTCCTGGTGCCGCTGGACGCCCCCGGGGTGACCGTACGGGGATTCGGCCGGTTCGACGGCGACGAAGGGTTCGCCGACGTCCACCTCGACGACGTCTTCGTCCCGGACACCGACGTGATCGGCGAGGTCGGGGCCGGCTGGCGGGTGGCGATGGCCACCACCGGCTCCGAACGCGGCCTCACCCTGCGCCCGCCGGGCCGGTTCACCGCGGCCGCCGCCCGGCTGGTCGAGCTGGCCGGCGACCGGCCGGACCAGCTCACCGGCCGGCTGCGCGAGCAGGTGGTCCGCGCCTGGCTCGGTGCCCGCGCCTACCACCTGTTCACCCTGGCCCAGGTGACCCGGATGCTCGACGGCGACCCGCCGGGCGCGGCGGCCAGCCTCAACAAGATCCACTGGTCCGAGCTGGACATCGCGCTGCACCGTACCGCCCTCGACCTGCTCGGCCCGGACGCCGAGGTCGACGCCGAGTGGACCCGTGGCTTCCAGTTCTCCCTGGCCGGCCCGATCTACGCCGGCACCAACGAGATCCAACGCGGCATCGTCGCCGAGCGGCTGCTCGGCCTGCCCCGACGCTGA
- a CDS encoding acyl-CoA dehydrogenase family protein: MRFALTDEQATLRDAVDDLLTAECPPSVVRAAWPGGDPAPLDRLWTALAEMGVLAAAVPESAGGLGLTEVDLVPLLTAAGYAAVPLPVAETAVVAGPLLAAAGDPGGQLAALVEGRCRIAVAGPGGLVPYGQRADLLLLLTPPDGPRLVRPDEVATTPVPTMDGSRAAVRLTGEPAAGPSVGIRLDVPADLLSLTVDRATLAASAQLVGLGRRMLDLTIAHVGTRRQFGAPVGSFQAVQHQLADVLLGLELAAPAVLAAGWAAATGADSRPADVSAGYLLAADAAERTARAALQCHGAIGYTTEYDLHLYAKRAWALVAATAGTDHHLDRLGTAIGLPAATAEQGGRP, translated from the coding sequence ATGCGGTTCGCCCTCACCGACGAGCAGGCCACGCTCCGCGACGCGGTCGACGACCTGCTCACCGCCGAATGCCCACCGTCGGTGGTCCGCGCCGCCTGGCCCGGTGGTGACCCGGCCCCGCTGGACCGGCTCTGGACCGCGCTCGCCGAGATGGGCGTGCTCGCCGCAGCTGTGCCGGAGTCCGCCGGTGGCCTCGGGCTGACCGAGGTGGACCTGGTGCCGCTGCTCACCGCCGCCGGGTACGCGGCGGTGCCGCTGCCGGTGGCCGAGACCGCCGTCGTCGCCGGACCGCTGCTGGCCGCCGCCGGCGACCCTGGTGGGCAGCTCGCCGCGCTCGTCGAGGGCCGCTGCCGGATCGCCGTCGCCGGGCCGGGCGGCCTGGTCCCGTACGGGCAGCGGGCCGACCTGCTGCTGCTCCTGACCCCGCCGGACGGACCCCGACTCGTCCGGCCGGACGAGGTCGCGACCACGCCGGTGCCGACCATGGACGGCAGCCGGGCCGCGGTGCGACTCACCGGCGAGCCCGCCGCCGGGCCGTCCGTCGGCATCCGGCTCGACGTGCCGGCCGACCTGCTGTCGCTGACCGTCGACCGGGCCACCCTGGCCGCATCGGCGCAGCTGGTCGGGCTCGGCCGCCGGATGCTCGACCTCACCATCGCGCACGTCGGCACCCGCCGCCAGTTCGGCGCCCCGGTCGGCAGCTTCCAGGCGGTCCAGCACCAGCTCGCCGACGTCCTGCTCGGGCTGGAACTCGCCGCCCCGGCCGTGCTCGCCGCCGGCTGGGCGGCCGCCACCGGGGCCGACAGCCGTCCGGCCGACGTCTCGGCCGGCTACCTGCTCGCCGCCGACGCCGCCGAACGGACCGCCCGCGCCGCGCTGCAGTGCCACGGCGCGATCGGCTACACGACCGAGTACGACCTGCACCTGTACGCCAAGCGAGCGTGGGCGCTCGTGGCCGCGACCGCCGGCACCGACCACCACCTCGACCGGCTCGGCACCGCGATCGGACTGCCCGCCGCCACCGCCGAGCAAGGAGGACGACCGTGA
- a CDS encoding TIGR03619 family F420-dependent LLM class oxidoreductase, giving the protein MRVDVQLFGLPATEYAPLAVHAERLGFDTVWLADHVITPARYAPTYPYRSSGDPGIRPDTPLSDVTVTLGHLAARTSRIRLGTGVLIAPLRDPFHLARAWASLQQLSAGRAVLGVGVGWMAEEFAALGVDFGTRGARTDEMLRVLDLLWSGEPVAHQGRFFDFPTVHFGPSPQPPVPVVVGGHSPAALRRAARHGAGWFGPDVDLATSARLCGRIAQLREQVGRDDDFTYHVRLHGAISVATVRAYRDAGLDHLVVAPFTRLPPAATRADRLAALDSVAERLASLWPDPASTGHPAGETR; this is encoded by the coding sequence ATGCGCGTCGACGTCCAACTGTTCGGCCTGCCGGCCACCGAGTACGCGCCGCTCGCGGTGCACGCCGAGCGGCTCGGCTTCGACACCGTGTGGCTGGCCGATCACGTGATCACCCCGGCCCGGTACGCGCCGACCTACCCGTACCGGTCCTCCGGCGACCCCGGTATCCGGCCGGACACCCCGCTGTCCGACGTGACGGTGACGCTCGGGCACCTGGCCGCCCGGACCAGCCGGATCCGGCTCGGTACCGGCGTGCTGATCGCCCCGCTGCGGGACCCGTTCCACCTCGCCCGCGCCTGGGCGAGCCTGCAGCAGCTCTCCGCCGGCCGGGCGGTGCTCGGCGTCGGGGTCGGCTGGATGGCCGAGGAGTTCGCCGCACTCGGCGTCGACTTCGGCACCCGGGGCGCCCGGACCGACGAGATGCTGCGGGTCCTCGACCTGCTCTGGTCCGGCGAGCCGGTGGCACACCAGGGTCGGTTCTTCGACTTTCCGACCGTACACTTCGGTCCCTCGCCGCAGCCGCCGGTGCCGGTGGTGGTCGGTGGTCACAGCCCGGCCGCGCTGCGTCGGGCCGCCCGGCACGGTGCCGGCTGGTTCGGGCCCGACGTGGATCTGGCGACCTCGGCCCGGCTGTGCGGGCGGATAGCGCAGCTGCGGGAGCAGGTCGGCCGCGACGACGACTTCACCTACCACGTCCGACTGCACGGTGCGATCAGCGTCGCCACGGTGCGGGCGTACCGCGACGCCGGGCTGGACCACCTGGTCGTCGCTCCGTTCACCCGGCTGCCACCGGCGGCCACCCGGGCGGACCGGCTGGCCGCCCTGGACTCCGTCGCCGAGCGACTCGCGTCGCTGTGGCCCGACCCGGCATCGACCGGCCACCCCGCAGGAGAGACCCGATGA
- a CDS encoding enoyl-CoA hydratase: MVRYATDGPVAVVTMNRPRYANAQNSAMTYALDDAFARAAADDDVRVVVLAGAGRHFSAGHDIGTPGRDADRSFPRRAGLWWDHVGKAGAESRFARESEVYLGMCRRWRELPKPTIAMVQGACIAGGLMLAWCCDLIVAADDARFADPVVRMGIPGVEYFAHPWVMGPRFAKEFLFLGERVDADRALTLGMVNRVVPRAELEPYTMELAGRIATMPRLGLALTKKAVNQAEDLMGLRAGMDSVFGLHHVAHAHNAEVGDDPLAGHDARSMRQRTDGAG; encoded by the coding sequence GTGGTCCGGTACGCCACCGACGGGCCGGTGGCGGTGGTCACCATGAACCGCCCCCGGTACGCCAACGCCCAGAATTCCGCGATGACCTACGCACTCGACGACGCCTTCGCCCGGGCCGCCGCCGACGACGACGTACGGGTGGTGGTGCTCGCCGGCGCTGGTAGGCACTTCTCCGCTGGCCACGACATCGGCACCCCCGGGCGCGACGCCGACCGCAGCTTCCCGCGCCGGGCCGGGCTGTGGTGGGACCACGTCGGCAAGGCCGGCGCGGAGAGCCGGTTCGCCCGCGAGTCCGAGGTCTACCTCGGCATGTGCCGGCGCTGGCGGGAGCTGCCCAAGCCGACCATCGCCATGGTGCAGGGTGCCTGCATCGCCGGCGGGCTGATGCTCGCCTGGTGCTGCGACCTGATCGTCGCCGCCGACGACGCCCGGTTCGCCGATCCGGTCGTTCGGATGGGCATCCCGGGTGTCGAGTACTTCGCCCACCCGTGGGTGATGGGGCCCCGCTTCGCCAAGGAGTTCCTCTTCCTCGGTGAACGGGTCGACGCCGACCGGGCGCTGACTCTCGGCATGGTCAACCGGGTGGTACCCCGCGCCGAGCTGGAGCCGTACACGATGGAGCTCGCCGGGCGGATCGCCACCATGCCCCGGCTCGGTCTGGCCCTGACCAAGAAGGCTGTCAACCAGGCCGAGGACCTGATGGGTCTGCGGGCCGGGATGGATTCGGTGTTCGGCCTGCACCACGTGGCGCACGCGCACAACGCCGAGGTCGGCGACGATCCGCTGGCCGGGCACGACGCCCGCAGCATGCGCCAACGCACCGACGGTGCCGGCTGA
- a CDS encoding isochorismatase family cysteine hydrolase, whose product MPRTYLGHVLPDRLDLKIDPARTALLIVDMQNDFVHDDGYCARSFGRPMVAGFQGVVPPIRRLAAAARAAGAAVLYCRVVQHPDGSLASPVWLADNLRHGFEPMHCMRGTWGWEIVDELAPQAGDVVFAKLRRSAFVGTQLENLLRSRDIRSLVVTGVAGTGCVESTVRDAIERDYFTVVPADCVANNTAELTAACEPAFRALLAPEDWTTSEQIVAVWAGSTDDPAPDHRVG is encoded by the coding sequence ATGCCCCGCACCTACCTCGGTCACGTCCTGCCCGACCGCCTCGACCTCAAGATCGATCCTGCCCGCACGGCGCTGCTCATCGTCGACATGCAGAACGACTTCGTACACGACGACGGCTACTGCGCCAGGTCCTTCGGCCGGCCGATGGTCGCCGGTTTCCAGGGCGTGGTCCCGCCGATCCGTCGGCTCGCCGCCGCCGCGCGGGCCGCCGGCGCGGCGGTGCTGTACTGCCGGGTGGTGCAGCATCCGGACGGGTCGCTGGCCTCGCCGGTCTGGCTGGCCGACAACCTCCGACACGGATTCGAGCCGATGCACTGCATGCGCGGGACCTGGGGCTGGGAGATCGTGGACGAGCTCGCCCCGCAGGCAGGGGACGTGGTGTTCGCGAAACTGCGGCGCAGCGCCTTCGTCGGCACCCAGCTGGAGAACCTGCTCCGCAGCAGGGACATCCGCAGCCTGGTCGTGACCGGGGTAGCCGGCACCGGATGTGTCGAGTCCACCGTCCGCGACGCGATCGAACGGGACTACTTCACCGTCGTACCGGCCGACTGCGTCGCCAACAACACCGCGGAGCTCACCGCGGCCTGCGAACCGGCCTTCCGGGCGCTGCTCGCCCCGGAGGACTGGACCACGAGCGAGCAGATCGTCGCGGTATGGGCCGGGTCGACCGACGACCCGGCCCCCGATCACCGCGTCGGCTGA